A DNA window from Polyodon spathula isolate WHYD16114869_AA chromosome 18, ASM1765450v1, whole genome shotgun sequence contains the following coding sequences:
- the swt1 gene encoding transcriptional protein SWT1 isoform X3, with amino-acid sequence MSKKKSKKKHKERKRKRSSSSSDDEETCDKTENTRERKSSEAKKHHRARSRSEDKDNEKKRRRFSDSEPAKYVTHSRRSREKEYRKAVCKQGIAKASDKSSSLQGKQETVSKSCSDELQADTIAYKRPTNWKASLFEMRLLRPESEGRPAEKTLPREHQGERGKLMRNSSKSSKERVTHSKSEANGLDTYHTLGRAVSSVGQSKDETLAAFKKDVASNSPEHSLKEQYSRNERTEEYSSALRKKTPSKPAMFGKTISFRIPKKSKPFESAVSDTKSKSCLSICDKKTLSQRCQDRSGSDVRVSCLSPSRSSEKLKSSTVSKPLSARDVQHTSSSTKATSQESDVDAPTESHFSRMTGDGIRKKRPLHAHKEKEKAMVAYNKKLILYEEDSEIPSVSSEAPNSHDTDQEMQLVVELHAARSEKLLEMKVVQSYGELTCMDIDLPEEKTNCAHIKGSSHQDLLIVLDTNILLSHLEFVRTIKAHGLPGIGFPAIIIPWVVLQELDSLKNGKLSMHVVKKAIPAVNFIYTCLKNQDPQLWGQSMQQASQSIYGLSGENNDDRVLQCCLQYQSLYPNLTIILCTNDKNLCSKALLSGVKAVSKVDLVSELENLKFTAETHKHHAVQVTWSSKSEESERDRNDSEAERREAAALALGPEVASIVSILEECLGKVLSAVLEKEMKIAFDDLWIEIVYLKPPWTLPDLLQCFKKHWIAVFGQIVCRDLLSSIDILYDNLYKGRKIDSTIIKLVLQEAHQFLQAFKSRSDYDGVLPQAFAVVSGLLQDGSQSDCKTQEQSTLDAGSGTALPRGRVSPLPSDDETLMSDEQNPLEPRPSHKEVWAIFENIWSTVCQYSTAVFATFNYPYAPGVLLPDGKLPPPDEAYACLQKLLAAVKELLACFQRLPLWVKGSPHRRCMSA; translated from the exons ATGTCGAAGAAAAAGTCAAAGAAGAAGCacaaggagagaaagagaaagaggtcTTCGTCATCCAGCGATGATGAAGAG ACCTGTGACAAGACAGAAAATACTAGAGAACGAAAGAGCTCAGAGGCCAAAAAACACCACCGTGCTCGTTCCCG tTCTGAAGATAAGGACAATGAGAAAAAGAGGCGCCGGTTTAGTGATTCCGAACCAGCAAAGTACGTCACCCATAGCAGGAGATCAAGAGAAAAAGAATACAGAAAGGCTGTCTGCAAACAGGGAATTGCCAAGGCTTCCGATAAATCCTCAAGTCTTCAGGGGAAGCAGGAAACTGTCTCAAAATCCTGCAGTGACGAACTTCAGGCTGACACAATCGCATACAAGCGGCCGACAAACTGGAAGGCCAGTCTGTTTGAAATGCGGCTGCTGAGGCCGGAATCAGAAGGAAGGCCTGCCGAAAAGACTCTTCCTAGGGAACATCAGGGAGAGCGAGGGAAGCTCATGAGGAACAGCTCTAAGTCTTCCAAAGAGCGGGTAACTCACTCAAAATCTGAGGCAAATGGATTAGATACCTACCACACTCTGGGAAGGGCGGTCAGCTCTGTTGGACAATCCAAAGATGAGAcacttgctgcttttaaaaaggatGTTGCCAGCAATAGCCCTGAACACAGCTTGAAGGAGCAATACAGCCGTAATGAAAGAACAGAGGAATATTCAAGTGCTTTGAGAAAAAAAACCCCTTCCAAGCCTGCTATGTTTGGAAAGACTATAAGTTTCAGAATACCAAAAAAATCAAAACCTTTTGAAAGTGCTGTTAGTGACACTAAGAGCAAATCTTGTTTATCGATTTGTGACAAAAAAACCTTATCACAGCGATGTCAAGATCGATCTGGGTCTGACGTTAGGGTTAGTTGTCTGTCTCCTTCAAGAAGTTCAGAGAAACTTAAAAGTAGTACAGTGAGCAAGCCGCTCTCAGCCAGAGATGTTCAGCATACCAGTTCTAGCACAAAAGCTACTTCTCAGGAAAGTGATGTAGATGCCCCTACGGAATCCCATTTCTCCAGGATGACAGGAGACGGCATCAGAAAGAAGAGGCCTCTGCATGCGCACAAGGAAAAGGAAAAGGCAATGGTTGCTTACAACAAGAAGTTGATTTTATATGAAGAG GATTCTGAAATTCCAAGCGTGTCGTCCGAAGCGCCGAACAGTCATGACACCGATCAAGAG ATGCAGCTGGTGGTGGAGCTCCACGCAGCTCGCTCTGAGAAGCTGCTGGAGATGAAAGTGGTGCAGAGCTATGGAGAGCTGACCTGCATGGACATTGATCTccctgaagaaaaaacaaattgtgCGCACA TTAAAGGGAGCTCCCATCAGGATCTACTCATTGTTCTGGACACCAACATTCTGCTTAGTCACCTTGAGTTTGTCAGGACAATAAAGGCACATGGACTCCCAG GTATAGGTTTCCCTGCCATCATTATTCCCTGGGTGGTGCTTCAGGAACTGGACTCACTAAAAAATGGAAAGCTGTCCATGCATGTGGTGAAAAAAGCCATCCCTGCAGTGAACTTCATCTACACCTGCCTGAAAAATCAGGACCCGCAGCTATGGGGGCAGTCCATGCAGCAGGCTTCTCAAAGTATAT ATGGCCTGAGTGGGGAAAACAATGACGATCGTGTGCTGCAGTGCTGCCTCCAGTACCAGAGCTTGTACCCAAACTTGACTATCATTCTGTGCAC TAATGACAAGAACCTGTGCAGCAAAGCACTGCTGAGTGGCGTGAAGGCTGTAAGCAAGGTGGACCTCGTTTCAGAGTTAGAAAACCTGAAATTCACGGCCGAGACACACAAGCATCATGCTGTTCAAGTCACTTGGAGCTCAAAATCCG AGGAGTCAGAGCGTGACAGGAACGACAGTGAAGCAGAGAGAAGAGAGGCAGCTGCCTTAGCATTAGGCCCTGAGGTTGCCAGCATTGTCTCGATTCTGGAGGAGTGTCTGGGGAAGGTGCTGTCCGCTGTGCTTGAGAAGGAAATGAAAATTGCCTTTGATGATCTTTGGATCGAG ATAGTATATTTGAAGCCTCCTTGGACCCTGCCAGACTTACTGCAGTGTTTTAAGAAACACTGGATTGCTGTATTTGGACAAATTGTGTGCAGGGATCTACTCAGTTCCATTGACATCTTGTATGACAACCTTTACAAAG GCAGGAAGATTGACAGCACCATCATCAAGCTGGTATTGCAGGAAGCCCACCAGTTCTTACAGGCCTTCAAATCCAGGTCAGACTATGATGGTGTTCTCCCACAGGCCTTTGCAGTGGTCAGTGGGCTGTTGCAGGATGGCTCTCAG TCAGACTGCAAGACTCAAGAACAGAGCACTCTAGATGCAGGCTCGGGCACTGCACTGCCTAGGGGGAGGGTGTCCCCACTGCCCTCTGATGACGAGACTCTCATGTCAGACGAGCAGAACCCCCTGGAACCCCGTCCATCACACAAGGAAGTCTGGGCCATATTCGAGAACATCTGGAGCACCGTGTGCCAGTACAG CACTGCAGTTTTTGCAACCTTTAACTACCCCTATGCCCCGGGGGTGCTGCTGCCTGATGGAAAGCTGCCACCTCCTGACGAAGCCTATGCTTGTCTGCAAAAACTGTTGGCTGCTGTCAAGGAGCTCCTAGCCTGTTTCCAGAG
- the swt1 gene encoding transcriptional protein SWT1 isoform X1, with the protein MSKKKSKKKHKERKRKRSSSSSDDEETCDKTENTRERKSSEAKKHHRARSRSEDKDNEKKRRRFSDSEPAKYVTHSRRSREKEYRKAVCKQGIAKASDKSSSLQGKQETVSKSCSDELQADTIAYKRPTNWKASLFEMRLLRPESEGRPAEKTLPREHQGERGKLMRNSSKSSKERVTHSKSEANGLDTYHTLGRAVSSVGQSKDETLAAFKKDVASNSPEHSLKEQYSRNERTEEYSSALRKKTPSKPAMFGKTISFRIPKKSKPFESAVSDTKSKSCLSICDKKTLSQRCQDRSGSDVRVSCLSPSRSSEKLKSSTVSKPLSARDVQHTSSSTKATSQESDVDAPTESHFSRMTGDGIRKKRPLHAHKEKEKAMVAYNKKLILYEEDSEIPSVSSEAPNSHDTDQEMQLVVELHAARSEKLLEMKVVQSYGELTCMDIDLPEEKTNCAHIKGSSHQDLLIVLDTNILLSHLEFVRTIKAHGLPGIGFPAIIIPWVVLQELDSLKNGKLSMHVVKKAIPAVNFIYTCLKNQDPQLWGQSMQQASQSIYGLSGENNDDRVLQCCLQYQSLYPNLTIILCTNDKNLCSKALLSGVKAVSKVDLVSELENLKFTAETHKHHAVQVTWSSKSEESERDRNDSEAERREAAALALGPEVASIVSILEECLGKVLSAVLEKEMKIAFDDLWIEIVYLKPPWTLPDLLQCFKKHWIAVFGQIVCRDLLSSIDILYDNLYKGRKIDSTIIKLVLQEAHQFLQAFKSRSDYDGVLPQAFAVVSGLLQDGSQSDCKTQEQSTLDAGSGTALPRGRVSPLPSDDETLMSDEQNPLEPRPSHKEVWAIFENIWSTVCQYSTAVFATFNYPYAPGVLLPDGKLPPPDEAYACLQKLLAAVKELLACFQRVLAQNSCFKDVQNLYTFIASSEITTVGQRFTAQEMYECLTQQEYREKLSMGWSQLAELNFNLEQCNTAVCMEARARGWM; encoded by the exons ATGTCGAAGAAAAAGTCAAAGAAGAAGCacaaggagagaaagagaaagaggtcTTCGTCATCCAGCGATGATGAAGAG ACCTGTGACAAGACAGAAAATACTAGAGAACGAAAGAGCTCAGAGGCCAAAAAACACCACCGTGCTCGTTCCCG tTCTGAAGATAAGGACAATGAGAAAAAGAGGCGCCGGTTTAGTGATTCCGAACCAGCAAAGTACGTCACCCATAGCAGGAGATCAAGAGAAAAAGAATACAGAAAGGCTGTCTGCAAACAGGGAATTGCCAAGGCTTCCGATAAATCCTCAAGTCTTCAGGGGAAGCAGGAAACTGTCTCAAAATCCTGCAGTGACGAACTTCAGGCTGACACAATCGCATACAAGCGGCCGACAAACTGGAAGGCCAGTCTGTTTGAAATGCGGCTGCTGAGGCCGGAATCAGAAGGAAGGCCTGCCGAAAAGACTCTTCCTAGGGAACATCAGGGAGAGCGAGGGAAGCTCATGAGGAACAGCTCTAAGTCTTCCAAAGAGCGGGTAACTCACTCAAAATCTGAGGCAAATGGATTAGATACCTACCACACTCTGGGAAGGGCGGTCAGCTCTGTTGGACAATCCAAAGATGAGAcacttgctgcttttaaaaaggatGTTGCCAGCAATAGCCCTGAACACAGCTTGAAGGAGCAATACAGCCGTAATGAAAGAACAGAGGAATATTCAAGTGCTTTGAGAAAAAAAACCCCTTCCAAGCCTGCTATGTTTGGAAAGACTATAAGTTTCAGAATACCAAAAAAATCAAAACCTTTTGAAAGTGCTGTTAGTGACACTAAGAGCAAATCTTGTTTATCGATTTGTGACAAAAAAACCTTATCACAGCGATGTCAAGATCGATCTGGGTCTGACGTTAGGGTTAGTTGTCTGTCTCCTTCAAGAAGTTCAGAGAAACTTAAAAGTAGTACAGTGAGCAAGCCGCTCTCAGCCAGAGATGTTCAGCATACCAGTTCTAGCACAAAAGCTACTTCTCAGGAAAGTGATGTAGATGCCCCTACGGAATCCCATTTCTCCAGGATGACAGGAGACGGCATCAGAAAGAAGAGGCCTCTGCATGCGCACAAGGAAAAGGAAAAGGCAATGGTTGCTTACAACAAGAAGTTGATTTTATATGAAGAG GATTCTGAAATTCCAAGCGTGTCGTCCGAAGCGCCGAACAGTCATGACACCGATCAAGAG ATGCAGCTGGTGGTGGAGCTCCACGCAGCTCGCTCTGAGAAGCTGCTGGAGATGAAAGTGGTGCAGAGCTATGGAGAGCTGACCTGCATGGACATTGATCTccctgaagaaaaaacaaattgtgCGCACA TTAAAGGGAGCTCCCATCAGGATCTACTCATTGTTCTGGACACCAACATTCTGCTTAGTCACCTTGAGTTTGTCAGGACAATAAAGGCACATGGACTCCCAG GTATAGGTTTCCCTGCCATCATTATTCCCTGGGTGGTGCTTCAGGAACTGGACTCACTAAAAAATGGAAAGCTGTCCATGCATGTGGTGAAAAAAGCCATCCCTGCAGTGAACTTCATCTACACCTGCCTGAAAAATCAGGACCCGCAGCTATGGGGGCAGTCCATGCAGCAGGCTTCTCAAAGTATAT ATGGCCTGAGTGGGGAAAACAATGACGATCGTGTGCTGCAGTGCTGCCTCCAGTACCAGAGCTTGTACCCAAACTTGACTATCATTCTGTGCAC TAATGACAAGAACCTGTGCAGCAAAGCACTGCTGAGTGGCGTGAAGGCTGTAAGCAAGGTGGACCTCGTTTCAGAGTTAGAAAACCTGAAATTCACGGCCGAGACACACAAGCATCATGCTGTTCAAGTCACTTGGAGCTCAAAATCCG AGGAGTCAGAGCGTGACAGGAACGACAGTGAAGCAGAGAGAAGAGAGGCAGCTGCCTTAGCATTAGGCCCTGAGGTTGCCAGCATTGTCTCGATTCTGGAGGAGTGTCTGGGGAAGGTGCTGTCCGCTGTGCTTGAGAAGGAAATGAAAATTGCCTTTGATGATCTTTGGATCGAG ATAGTATATTTGAAGCCTCCTTGGACCCTGCCAGACTTACTGCAGTGTTTTAAGAAACACTGGATTGCTGTATTTGGACAAATTGTGTGCAGGGATCTACTCAGTTCCATTGACATCTTGTATGACAACCTTTACAAAG GCAGGAAGATTGACAGCACCATCATCAAGCTGGTATTGCAGGAAGCCCACCAGTTCTTACAGGCCTTCAAATCCAGGTCAGACTATGATGGTGTTCTCCCACAGGCCTTTGCAGTGGTCAGTGGGCTGTTGCAGGATGGCTCTCAG TCAGACTGCAAGACTCAAGAACAGAGCACTCTAGATGCAGGCTCGGGCACTGCACTGCCTAGGGGGAGGGTGTCCCCACTGCCCTCTGATGACGAGACTCTCATGTCAGACGAGCAGAACCCCCTGGAACCCCGTCCATCACACAAGGAAGTCTGGGCCATATTCGAGAACATCTGGAGCACCGTGTGCCAGTACAG CACTGCAGTTTTTGCAACCTTTAACTACCCCTATGCCCCGGGGGTGCTGCTGCCTGATGGAAAGCTGCCACCTCCTGACGAAGCCTATGCTTGTCTGCAAAAACTGTTGGCTGCTGTCAAGGAGCTCCTAGCCTGTTTCCAGAG GGTGTTGGCacaaaacagctgttttaaaGATGTGCAGAACCTTTACACCTTCATTGCCAGCAGTGAG
- the swt1 gene encoding transcriptional protein SWT1 isoform X2 has protein sequence MSKKKSKKKHKERKRKRSSSSSDDEETCDKTENTRERKSSEAKKHHRARSRSEDKDNEKKRRRFSDSEPAKYVTHSRRSREKEYRKAVCKQGIAKASDKSSSLQGKQETVSKSCSDELQADTIAYKRPTNWKASLFEMRLLRPESEGRPAEKTLPREHQGERGKLMRNSSKSSKERVTHSKSEANGLDTYHTLGRAVSSVGQSKDETLAAFKKDVASNSPEHSLKEQYSRNERTEEYSSALRKKTPSKPAMFGKTISFRIPKKSKPFESAVSDTKSKSCLSICDKKTLSQRCQDRSGSDVRVSCLSPSRSSEKLKSSTVSKPLSARDVQHTSSSTKATSQESDVDAPTESHFSRMTGDGIRKKRPLHAHKEKEKAMVAYNKKLILYEEDSEIPSVSSEAPNSHDTDQEMQLVVELHAARSEKLLEMKVVQSYGELTCMDIDLPEEKTNFKGSSHQDLLIVLDTNILLSHLEFVRTIKAHGLPGIGFPAIIIPWVVLQELDSLKNGKLSMHVVKKAIPAVNFIYTCLKNQDPQLWGQSMQQASQSIYGLSGENNDDRVLQCCLQYQSLYPNLTIILCTNDKNLCSKALLSGVKAVSKVDLVSELENLKFTAETHKHHAVQVTWSSKSEESERDRNDSEAERREAAALALGPEVASIVSILEECLGKVLSAVLEKEMKIAFDDLWIEIVYLKPPWTLPDLLQCFKKHWIAVFGQIVCRDLLSSIDILYDNLYKGRKIDSTIIKLVLQEAHQFLQAFKSRSDYDGVLPQAFAVVSGLLQDGSQSDCKTQEQSTLDAGSGTALPRGRVSPLPSDDETLMSDEQNPLEPRPSHKEVWAIFENIWSTVCQYSTAVFATFNYPYAPGVLLPDGKLPPPDEAYACLQKLLAAVKELLACFQRVLAQNSCFKDVQNLYTFIASSEITTVGQRFTAQEMYECLTQQEYREKLSMGWSQLAELNFNLEQCNTAVCMEARARGWM, from the exons ATGTCGAAGAAAAAGTCAAAGAAGAAGCacaaggagagaaagagaaagaggtcTTCGTCATCCAGCGATGATGAAGAG ACCTGTGACAAGACAGAAAATACTAGAGAACGAAAGAGCTCAGAGGCCAAAAAACACCACCGTGCTCGTTCCCG tTCTGAAGATAAGGACAATGAGAAAAAGAGGCGCCGGTTTAGTGATTCCGAACCAGCAAAGTACGTCACCCATAGCAGGAGATCAAGAGAAAAAGAATACAGAAAGGCTGTCTGCAAACAGGGAATTGCCAAGGCTTCCGATAAATCCTCAAGTCTTCAGGGGAAGCAGGAAACTGTCTCAAAATCCTGCAGTGACGAACTTCAGGCTGACACAATCGCATACAAGCGGCCGACAAACTGGAAGGCCAGTCTGTTTGAAATGCGGCTGCTGAGGCCGGAATCAGAAGGAAGGCCTGCCGAAAAGACTCTTCCTAGGGAACATCAGGGAGAGCGAGGGAAGCTCATGAGGAACAGCTCTAAGTCTTCCAAAGAGCGGGTAACTCACTCAAAATCTGAGGCAAATGGATTAGATACCTACCACACTCTGGGAAGGGCGGTCAGCTCTGTTGGACAATCCAAAGATGAGAcacttgctgcttttaaaaaggatGTTGCCAGCAATAGCCCTGAACACAGCTTGAAGGAGCAATACAGCCGTAATGAAAGAACAGAGGAATATTCAAGTGCTTTGAGAAAAAAAACCCCTTCCAAGCCTGCTATGTTTGGAAAGACTATAAGTTTCAGAATACCAAAAAAATCAAAACCTTTTGAAAGTGCTGTTAGTGACACTAAGAGCAAATCTTGTTTATCGATTTGTGACAAAAAAACCTTATCACAGCGATGTCAAGATCGATCTGGGTCTGACGTTAGGGTTAGTTGTCTGTCTCCTTCAAGAAGTTCAGAGAAACTTAAAAGTAGTACAGTGAGCAAGCCGCTCTCAGCCAGAGATGTTCAGCATACCAGTTCTAGCACAAAAGCTACTTCTCAGGAAAGTGATGTAGATGCCCCTACGGAATCCCATTTCTCCAGGATGACAGGAGACGGCATCAGAAAGAAGAGGCCTCTGCATGCGCACAAGGAAAAGGAAAAGGCAATGGTTGCTTACAACAAGAAGTTGATTTTATATGAAGAG GATTCTGAAATTCCAAGCGTGTCGTCCGAAGCGCCGAACAGTCATGACACCGATCAAGAG ATGCAGCTGGTGGTGGAGCTCCACGCAGCTCGCTCTGAGAAGCTGCTGGAGATGAAAGTGGTGCAGAGCTATGGAGAGCTGACCTGCATGGACATTGATCTccctgaagaaaaaacaaatt TTAAAGGGAGCTCCCATCAGGATCTACTCATTGTTCTGGACACCAACATTCTGCTTAGTCACCTTGAGTTTGTCAGGACAATAAAGGCACATGGACTCCCAG GTATAGGTTTCCCTGCCATCATTATTCCCTGGGTGGTGCTTCAGGAACTGGACTCACTAAAAAATGGAAAGCTGTCCATGCATGTGGTGAAAAAAGCCATCCCTGCAGTGAACTTCATCTACACCTGCCTGAAAAATCAGGACCCGCAGCTATGGGGGCAGTCCATGCAGCAGGCTTCTCAAAGTATAT ATGGCCTGAGTGGGGAAAACAATGACGATCGTGTGCTGCAGTGCTGCCTCCAGTACCAGAGCTTGTACCCAAACTTGACTATCATTCTGTGCAC TAATGACAAGAACCTGTGCAGCAAAGCACTGCTGAGTGGCGTGAAGGCTGTAAGCAAGGTGGACCTCGTTTCAGAGTTAGAAAACCTGAAATTCACGGCCGAGACACACAAGCATCATGCTGTTCAAGTCACTTGGAGCTCAAAATCCG AGGAGTCAGAGCGTGACAGGAACGACAGTGAAGCAGAGAGAAGAGAGGCAGCTGCCTTAGCATTAGGCCCTGAGGTTGCCAGCATTGTCTCGATTCTGGAGGAGTGTCTGGGGAAGGTGCTGTCCGCTGTGCTTGAGAAGGAAATGAAAATTGCCTTTGATGATCTTTGGATCGAG ATAGTATATTTGAAGCCTCCTTGGACCCTGCCAGACTTACTGCAGTGTTTTAAGAAACACTGGATTGCTGTATTTGGACAAATTGTGTGCAGGGATCTACTCAGTTCCATTGACATCTTGTATGACAACCTTTACAAAG GCAGGAAGATTGACAGCACCATCATCAAGCTGGTATTGCAGGAAGCCCACCAGTTCTTACAGGCCTTCAAATCCAGGTCAGACTATGATGGTGTTCTCCCACAGGCCTTTGCAGTGGTCAGTGGGCTGTTGCAGGATGGCTCTCAG TCAGACTGCAAGACTCAAGAACAGAGCACTCTAGATGCAGGCTCGGGCACTGCACTGCCTAGGGGGAGGGTGTCCCCACTGCCCTCTGATGACGAGACTCTCATGTCAGACGAGCAGAACCCCCTGGAACCCCGTCCATCACACAAGGAAGTCTGGGCCATATTCGAGAACATCTGGAGCACCGTGTGCCAGTACAG CACTGCAGTTTTTGCAACCTTTAACTACCCCTATGCCCCGGGGGTGCTGCTGCCTGATGGAAAGCTGCCACCTCCTGACGAAGCCTATGCTTGTCTGCAAAAACTGTTGGCTGCTGTCAAGGAGCTCCTAGCCTGTTTCCAGAG GGTGTTGGCacaaaacagctgttttaaaGATGTGCAGAACCTTTACACCTTCATTGCCAGCAGTGAG